The Lactuca sativa cultivar Salinas chromosome 2, Lsat_Salinas_v11, whole genome shotgun sequence genome includes a window with the following:
- the LOC111893798 gene encoding TMV resistance protein N isoform X2, with protein sequence MATCSTLSIQKSYKYDVFLSFRGEDTRKKFVDHLYFALQRQGVHTYKDDERLEEGKRINDELLKSIEESKFYIIVFSKNYASSSWCLDELVKIMECQKATLQIAYPVFYDVDPSEIRKQLGSVAEAFARHKNKEKIWKWREALEEAANLVGWDLRNTADGHEAKVVNKIVEKISLELRFISSNVDENLIGMESRIKDIMSSLETGVEDVGMIGIKGIGGGGKTTLARAIFDKISFQFEGKCFVENVREVSKTSLFGLRLLQEQILCNLLNDKTITLRSVHEGKSIMKKMLCGKKVLLVLDDVDHLDQLDALAGGINWFKPGSRVIITTRDEQVLIAHRVNSVHDVSLLSDEEAICLFSRYAFGRDIPIQTYKALSLEVVHYAAGLPLTIRVLGSFLCGKNELEWEDALERLKRIPLKETLEKLELSYTGLEDDYKEIFIDVACLLKGWMIDDAIRALESCGFHAKNGLRVLEQKSLITISRDKVLSMHDHIEEMGRNIVRCSHPDEPIRHSRLWIQKEIEDVLAHDLVPEATRALTINTFSWHGKENICFGNMKKLRFLRVVCENDTLYEVGREFPNALRYLNWQFYPRCCLPESFQANNLVALEMSYSRIKQLWGDGEAKVLNNLRFLDLSYSDLMTLDCGLFPNLETLNLEYCCCLVELHVPFGCLRKLVYLDLNRCWGFKSLSFIKHLESLQGAKSKNCHRQLEIFKNLFL encoded by the exons ATGGCGACTTGTTCAACATTATCCATTCAGAAGAGCTATAAGTATGATGTGTTCCTGAGCTTTAGAGGCGAAGACACACGTAAGAAATTTGTTGATCATCTTTATTTTGCTCTTCAACGACAAGGAGTTCATACTTACAAGGATGATGAGCGACTCGAGGAAGGAAAAAGGATCAATGATGAGCTCTTAAAATctattgaagagtcaaaattctACATCATTGTATTCTCTAAGAACTATGCATCTTCCTCTTGGTGCTTGGATGAGCTTGTGAAGATTATGGAGTGCCAGAAGGCGACCTTGCAGATTGCTTACCCTGTATTCTATGATGTGGACCCCTCTGAAATCCGTAAACAACTAGGCTCAGTTGCAGAAGCTTTTGCCAGACATAAAAACAAGGAAAAGATCTGGAAGTGGAGAGAAGCTCTGGAAGAAGCAGCAAATCTGGTTGGGTGGGATCTAAGGAACACTGCCGATGG ACATGAAGCTAAAGTCGTCAATAAAATTGTTGAGAAGATTTCGCTTGAGCTACGTTTCATTAGTTCAAATGTGGATGAAAATTTAATAGGCATGGAGAGTCGGATAAAGGATATTATGTCATCTTTGGAAACCGGTGTTGAAGATGTTGGTATGATAGGTATCAAGGGGATTGGAGGCGGTGGGAAGACAACTTTGGCCAGAGCTATTTTTGACAAAATAAGCTTTCAATTCGAAGGCAAATGTTTTGTTGAGAATGTTAGGGAAGTTTCAAAAACATCATTGTTCGGGTTGCGATTGTTGCAAGAACAAATACTTTGCAACTTGTTAAATGATAAAACAATCACCTTAAGGAGTGTTCATGAAGGGAAAAGCATAATGAAAAAGATGTTGTGTGGCAAAAAGGTTTTACTTGTTTTAGACGATGTGGATCATTTAGACCAATTGGACGCATTAGCTGGTGGGATTAATTGGTTTAAACCAGGAAGTAGAGTTATTATTACAACAAGAGATGAGCAAGTGCTTATAGCACACCGAGTGAATTCAGTTCATGATGTTAGTCTGTTATCAGATGAGGAAGCAATTTGTCTCTTCAGTAGGTATGCATTTGGTAGAGATATTCCAATTCAAACGTACAAAGCGCTATCACTCGAAGTTGTACATTATGCTGCGGGTCTTCCCTTAACAATCAGAGTTTTGGGTTCATTTCTCTGCGGTAAAAATGAGCTTGAATGGGAAGATGCACTAGAAAGATTAAAAAGAATTCCGCTGAAGGAAACTCTAGAAAAATTGGAATTAAGCTATACTGGCTTGGAAGATGATTATAAGGAAATATTCATAGATGTTGCGTGCTTACTAAAAGGTTGGATGATAGATGATGCAATTAGAGCACTTGAAAGTTGTGGATTTCATGCTAAGAATGGATTAAGAGTTCTTGAGCAAAAATCTCTCATAACTATTTCTCGTGATAAGGTGTTAAGCATGCATGATCATATAGAAGAAATGGGCAGGAATATTGTTCGTTGTTCGCATCCTGATGAGCCTATTAGACATAGCCGATTGTGGATTCAAAAAGAGATTGAAGATGTATTAGCTCATGACTTG GTTCCTGAAGCAACAAGAGCTTTAACAATTAACACATTTTCATGGCATGGGAAGGAGAACATCTGTTTTGGAAACATGAAGAAACTTAGATTTCTTCGTGTTGTTTGCGAGAATGATACTTTGTATGAAGTTGGCCGAGAATTCCCAAATGCACTACGATATCTAAATTGGCAATTTTACCCTCGTTGCTGTTTACCTGAATCATTTCAAGCAAATAATCTGGTTGCACTTGAAATGTCTTACAGCAGAATTAAACAACTATGGGGAGATGGAGAAGCGAAG GTTCTTAACAACCTCAGATTCCTTGACCTCAGTTATTCAGATTTGATGACCCTTGATTGTGGCTTATTTCCAAATCTCGAGACGTTAAATCTTGAATATTGTTGTTGTTTGGTAGAACTTCATGTGCCGTTTGGATGTCTAAGAAAGC